From Betta splendens chromosome 3, fBetSpl5.4, whole genome shotgun sequence, the proteins below share one genomic window:
- the cog8 gene encoding conserved oligomeric Golgi complex subunit 8: MAAVDVEDESILASIFKDSFPDSWRDNPDFTAYLSELSSFGVEKLGREPERLAEERAQILQQTRELAFSNYQTFIRTADCTEHIYRDFGRVESSVFRLLDKLPGFGEKCRGFMTKAEEIGASRRMNSLTLNRHTEILEILEIPQLMDTCVRNGYYEEALELAAYVKRLEKKHSSLPVIQGIVREVRQSTQLMLNQLLQQLRSNSQLPVCLRVIGYLRRMDVFTEAELRVKFLQTRSTWLNSILAAIPEDDPYFHITKTIEACRVHLFDIITQYRAIFSDEDPLLPPTEDQVVVNESAIFYGWVVQKVSEFLQTLERDLQRGVGSRLDSLLGQCMYFGLSFSRVGADFRGQLAPMFLRVAADTFSRAVDEAVVRFEEDMNVYTLIALPSVLAGTIPTAAPSSQPGALQPPMSLLDFPPLACFLNSILTAFNDLRLCCPIGAVEDVTTSLEGGLKKVTGQILVFHRAEESAFSAKEKELFVKFCCCYAEDLLPFLNHCLQVLLPPAQLALILGVPVTQMQKFGRLGCIDVAAVLQPLDFLLPQRDTLALALEIDTSAELSSLMFEPQHTDPEPELTLSQSDSRTPESELVPGLAELNDGEDEGPKQDEEFSLD, from the exons ATGGCAGCAGTGGACGTGGAGGATGAGAGTATCCTGGCGTCGATCTTTAAGGACAGCTTCCCGGACAGCTGGAGGGACAACCCGGACTTCACCGCCTACCTGTCAGAGCTCAGCTCCTTCGGGGTGGAGAAGCTGGGCAGGGAGCCGGAGCGGCTGGCGGAGGAGCGGGCCCAGATTCTGCAGCAGACCCGGGAGCTGGCCTTCTCCAACTACCAGACCTTCATCCGAACCGCGGACTGCACCGAGCATATCTACCGGGACTTCGGCCGGGTGGAGAGCAGCGTGTTCAGGCTGCTCGACAAGCTGCCCGGCTTCGGGGAGAAATGCAG GGGCTTCATGACGAAGGCAGAGGAGATCGGAGCCAGTCGTCGGATGAACAGCCTCACACTGAACCGTCACACTGAGATCCTGGAGATCCTGGAGATCCCTCAGCTCATGGACACCTGCGTCAGAAATGGGTACTACGAAGAGGCTCTGGAGCTGGCAGCATACGTCAAGAGGCTGGAGAAGAAACACTCGTCACTCCCAGTCATTCAG GGAATCGTGCGTGAAGTGCGTCAGTCTACGCAGCTGATGCTGAACCAGCTGTTGCAGCAGCTGCGCAGTAACTCGCAGCTTCCCGTGTGCCTGCGTGTGATTGGTTACCTGCGGCGCATGGACGTGTTCACAGAGGCGGAGCTGCGAGTCAAGTTCCTGCAGACCCGCAGCACCTGGCTGAACTCCATCCTCGCTGCCATCCCCGAAGACGACCCCTACTTCCACATCACCAAAACCATCGAGGCCTGCAGAGTCCACCTGTTCGACATCATCACCCAGTACAGAGCCATCTTCTCGGACGAGGACCCGCTGTTGCCCCCCACCGAGGATCAGGTGGTGGTGAACGAGAGCGCCATCTTCTACGGCTGGGTGGTGCAGAAGGTGTCGGAGTTCCTGCAGACGTTGGAGAGGGACCTGCAGCGGGGCGTGGGGAGCCGGCTGGACTCTCTCCTGGGTCAGTGCATGTACTTCGGCCTGTCCTTCAGCAGAGTGGGAGCGGACTTCCGTGGGCAGCTGGCGCCCATGTTCCTGCGAGTGGCGGCGGACACGTTCAGCAGAGCCGTGGACGAGGCCGTGGTCAGGTTTGAGGAGGACATGAACGTGTACACGCTGATCGCTCTGCCCTCGGTGCTGGCGGGGACCATCCCCACGGCGGCCCCCAGCTCCCAGCCCGGCGCCCTGCAGCCCCCCATGTCTCTGCTGGACTTCCCGCCACTGGCCTGCTTCCTCAACAGCATCCTGACTGCCTTCAACGACCTGCGGCTCTGCTGTCCCATCGGGGCTGTAGAGGACGTCACCACGTCTCTGGAAGGCGGTCTGAAGAAG gTGACTGGTCAGATCTTGGTATTCCACCGGGCTGAGGAGTCGGCCTTCAGCGCCAAAGAGAAGGAACTCTTTGTCAAGTTCTGCTGCTGCTACGCTGAGGACCTGCTGCCGTTTCTCAACCACTGTCTGCAGGTTCTGCTTCCTCCGGCGCAGCTTGCTCTTATTCTGG gCGTTCCTGTGACTCAGATGCAGAAGTTTGGCAGACTGGGCTGCATCGACGTCGCTGCGGTCCTTCAACCTCTGGACTTCCTGCTTCCACAGAGAGACACGTTGGCACTGGCACTGGAGATCGACACCAGCGCTGAGCTCAGCAGCCTGATGTTTGAGCCGCAGCACacagacccagaaccagaacttaCACTGAGCCAGTCTGATTCTAGAACACCAGAATCAGAGCTCGTTCCTGGATTAGCAGAACTCAATGATGGAGAAGACGAAGGGCCAAAACAGGATGAAGAGTTTTCTTTAGACTGA
- the nob1 gene encoding RNA-binding protein NOB1 isoform X2, with product MAPTLVEHVVADAGAFLKKAPLQDIGKNIYTLKDVVDEIRDKATRRSLAVLPYQLIFREPHPEHVRHVTEFSKRTGDYPSLSATDIKVLALTYQLELEHVGSQHMRREQEVKVNVNFTQCHPETPFNVAGFHFPSKSAGGSTSRTARAETLDPDDGDQFNSFQFWREPVLSLDCDLLDLLGPVQAPNSGNRDKQTCPTTPDSNEFNSFQFWREPLPCVDDSLLDLLKTEDVSVSNMSPETNGQSDEDKENEPDDDDDDGGGWITPSNIRQVTMDSADWTSPVDVKVGCLTTDFAMQNVLIQIGLHVLSVDGMLIKQARNYILRCHACFKTTTNMNKAFCPHCGNKTLKKVAVTVREDGSVQMHFSKNPKVLNSRGLRHSLPLPQGGKHTDNPHLVEDQRFPQQRISRKARQKTDVLAPDYVAGASPFCQNDIYSRAANLHIKDAECGGGRRRANPNASRKKFSKKK from the exons ATGGCACCGACCCTGGTGGAGCATGTTGTCGCAGATGCTGGAGCGTTTTTAAAGAAAGCTCCTCTGCAG GACATCGGCAAGAACATCTACACTCTGAAGGATGTGGTGGACGAGATTCGAGACAAAGCCACACGGAGGAGTTTGGCCGTGCTGCCCTACCAGCTCATCTTCAGGGAACCTCACCCGGAGCACGTCCGACACG TGACTGAGTTCTCCAAGAGGACCGGAGACTATCCGAGCCTCTCAGCCACTGACATTAAAGTCCTGGCTCTGACCtaccagctggagctggagcacgTTGGCTCCCAACACatgaggagggagcaggaggtcaAG gttAACGTTAACTTCACGCAGTGCCACCCAGAGACGCCTTTTAATGTGGCAGGATTCCACTTTCCCTCCAAG TCTGCAGGTGGGTCAACCAGCAGAACAGCTCGTGCAGAGACACTGGACCCAGACGATGGTGACCAGTTTAACAGCTTCCAGTTCTGGAGAGAGCCAGTGCTGTCCCTCGACTGCGACCTGCTGGATTTACTG GGACCAGTGCAGGCTCCAAACTCCggcaacagagacaaacagacgtGTCCTACGACTCCCGACAGTAACGAGTTCAACAGCTTCCAGTTCTGGAGAGAGCCACTGCCGTGTGTCGATGACagcctgctggacctgctg AAAACTGAAGATGTGTCGGTGTCCAACATGTCGCCGGAAACAAACGGCCAATCAGACGAGGACAAAGAGAATGAGCCagatgacgacgacgacgacgggGGAGGGTGGATCACTCCCAGTAACATCAGACAGGTGACAATGGACTCTGCTGATTGGACGTCTCCTGTTGATGTGAAGGTCGGATGTCTGACCACCGACTTCGCCATGCAG aATGTTCTCATTCAGATTGGACTCCATGTTCTGTCTGTTGACGGGATGTTGATCAAACAGGCGAGGAACTACATCCTGAGGTGTCACGCCTGCTTCAA GACAACCACTAACATGAACAAAGCTTTCTGTCCTCACTGTGGAAACAAAACTCTAAAGAAGGTGGCCGTTACTGTCCGAGAGGACGGCAGTGTGCAGATGCATTTCTCCAAAAACCCCAAAGTGCTGAACTCCAGAGGACTCAGG CActcgctgcctctgcctcaggGAGGGAAACACACGGACAACCCCCATCTGGTGGAAGATCAGCGCTTCCCCCAGCAGAGAATCTCCAGGAAGGCTCGTCAGAAGACAGACGTCTTGGCCCCGGACTATGTGGCCGGAGCGTCGCCTTTCTGCCAGAACGACATCTACAGTCGAGCTGCCAACCTGCACATCAAAGACGCAGAGTGTGGAGGCGGCAGGCGGAGAGCCAACCCCAACGCCAGCCGGAAGAAGTTCAGCAAAAAGAAGTGA
- the nob1 gene encoding RNA-binding protein NOB1 isoform X1, protein MAPTLVEHVVADAGAFLKKAPLQDIGKNIYTLKDVVDEIRDKATRRSLAVLPYQLIFREPHPEHVRHVTEFSKRTGDYPSLSATDIKVLALTYQLELEHVGSQHMRREQEVKVNVNFTQCHPETPFNVAGFHFPSKKSAGGSTSRTARAETLDPDDGDQFNSFQFWREPVLSLDCDLLDLLGPVQAPNSGNRDKQTCPTTPDSNEFNSFQFWREPLPCVDDSLLDLLKTEDVSVSNMSPETNGQSDEDKENEPDDDDDDGGGWITPSNIRQVTMDSADWTSPVDVKVGCLTTDFAMQNVLIQIGLHVLSVDGMLIKQARNYILRCHACFKTTTNMNKAFCPHCGNKTLKKVAVTVREDGSVQMHFSKNPKVLNSRGLRHSLPLPQGGKHTDNPHLVEDQRFPQQRISRKARQKTDVLAPDYVAGASPFCQNDIYSRAANLHIKDAECGGGRRRANPNASRKKFSKKK, encoded by the exons ATGGCACCGACCCTGGTGGAGCATGTTGTCGCAGATGCTGGAGCGTTTTTAAAGAAAGCTCCTCTGCAG GACATCGGCAAGAACATCTACACTCTGAAGGATGTGGTGGACGAGATTCGAGACAAAGCCACACGGAGGAGTTTGGCCGTGCTGCCCTACCAGCTCATCTTCAGGGAACCTCACCCGGAGCACGTCCGACACG TGACTGAGTTCTCCAAGAGGACCGGAGACTATCCGAGCCTCTCAGCCACTGACATTAAAGTCCTGGCTCTGACCtaccagctggagctggagcacgTTGGCTCCCAACACatgaggagggagcaggaggtcaAG gttAACGTTAACTTCACGCAGTGCCACCCAGAGACGCCTTTTAATGTGGCAGGATTCCACTTTCCCTCCAAG AAGTCTGCAGGTGGGTCAACCAGCAGAACAGCTCGTGCAGAGACACTGGACCCAGACGATGGTGACCAGTTTAACAGCTTCCAGTTCTGGAGAGAGCCAGTGCTGTCCCTCGACTGCGACCTGCTGGATTTACTG GGACCAGTGCAGGCTCCAAACTCCggcaacagagacaaacagacgtGTCCTACGACTCCCGACAGTAACGAGTTCAACAGCTTCCAGTTCTGGAGAGAGCCACTGCCGTGTGTCGATGACagcctgctggacctgctg AAAACTGAAGATGTGTCGGTGTCCAACATGTCGCCGGAAACAAACGGCCAATCAGACGAGGACAAAGAGAATGAGCCagatgacgacgacgacgacgggGGAGGGTGGATCACTCCCAGTAACATCAGACAGGTGACAATGGACTCTGCTGATTGGACGTCTCCTGTTGATGTGAAGGTCGGATGTCTGACCACCGACTTCGCCATGCAG aATGTTCTCATTCAGATTGGACTCCATGTTCTGTCTGTTGACGGGATGTTGATCAAACAGGCGAGGAACTACATCCTGAGGTGTCACGCCTGCTTCAA GACAACCACTAACATGAACAAAGCTTTCTGTCCTCACTGTGGAAACAAAACTCTAAAGAAGGTGGCCGTTACTGTCCGAGAGGACGGCAGTGTGCAGATGCATTTCTCCAAAAACCCCAAAGTGCTGAACTCCAGAGGACTCAGG CActcgctgcctctgcctcaggGAGGGAAACACACGGACAACCCCCATCTGGTGGAAGATCAGCGCTTCCCCCAGCAGAGAATCTCCAGGAAGGCTCGTCAGAAGACAGACGTCTTGGCCCCGGACTATGTGGCCGGAGCGTCGCCTTTCTGCCAGAACGACATCTACAGTCGAGCTGCCAACCTGCACATCAAAGACGCAGAGTGTGGAGGCGGCAGGCGGAGAGCCAACCCCAACGCCAGCCGGAAGAAGTTCAGCAAAAAGAAGTGA
- the LOC114852086 gene encoding uncharacterized protein LOC114852086, translated as MHSSIIKVGSRLEACALDETLFTCPLCPKLKTSAKKMNGHMEGHINMAVHFKDKILCRCNLPCRRLPHYHCPYCLRTIIKMKDAEIHVKACYSKTTSLSPSIGLLPLSQPPVMTQIMLLQDHNYALEKEHCMPTADTLLSPTVPDAVTLEPPAVTLEPPSVPDAEMLTPSRSVAIDPECPQSLVSQNVFPVMQDHDYLQNSTLMSENSSVSPEALDLRSSRVKYLKVVKCPHCALVLYKKNLATHIQRKHKKTKDNTATYHLKCVCVDETHGEYAVQKEDCQSFSVPVHVQHKTDTKREAVECGQSQLLALKGGLSSLCEHIQSLDSCANTATDNFLKAEVLEEMLAFREILNSHLRPLKDLVK; from the exons aTGCACTCTTCAATAATAAAAGTTGGTTCGCGGCTGGAGGCCTGTGCCCTTGATGAGACACTGTTTACCTGTCCGCTTTGTCCAAAGTTAAAGACATCTGCCAAAAAGATGAATGGACACATGGAAGGCCACATAAACATGGCAGTACATTTTAAAG ATAAAATTCTTTGCAGATGTAACCTGCCATGCAGACGCTTGCCACATTACCACTGCCCGTACTGTTTAAGGACCATCATAAAAATGAAAGATGCAGAAATTCATGTAAAGGCCTGTTACTCCAAGACCACTTCACTTTCACCATCAATTGGGCTGTTACCTTTATCCCAGCCACCAGTCATGACACAAATAATGTTGTTACAAGACCATAATTACGCCCTGGAAAAGGAACATTGTATGCCCACTGCAGACACACTGCTGTCGCCAACCGTGCCCGATGCCGTGACCCTGGAGCCGCCGGCCGTGACCCTGGAGCCGCCGTCTGTGCCTGATGCAGAGATGCTCACACCGTCGCGTTCTGTAGCTATAGATCCTGAGTGCCCACAGTCCCTGGTTTCGCAGAATGTTTTCCCCGTGATGCAAGACCACGACTACTTGCAAAACTCTACATTGATGTCTGAAAACAGTTCAGTTTCCCCTGAAGCACTGGATTTACGATCATCACGTGTGAAATACTTGAAGGTGGTTAAGTGCCCACACTGTGCACTTGTACTCTATAAGAAGAACTTGGCCACACACAttcagagaaaacacaaaaaaacaaaagacaatacTGCTACCTACCATCTCAAATGTGTATGTGTTGATGAAACTCATGGGGAATATGCTGTCCAAAAAGAAGACTGTCAAAGCTTCTCTGTGCCTGTTCATGTCCAGCATAAGACTGACACCAAGCGTGAAGCTGTGGAGTGCGGTCAGAGTCAGCTGCTTGCACTAAAAGGTGGTCTTTCCAGTTTGTGTGAACACATCCAATCACTGGACAGTTGTGCAAACACTGCTACAGATAATTTCCTTAAAGCTGAAGTTCTTGAGGAGATGTTGGCATTTAGGGAGATTTTGAATTCTCATTTAAGACCATTAAAAGACCTTGTCAAATGA